The Thermococcus eurythermalis genomic sequence CCTTGTGGACGGCCATAGGGAGGCTTAGATGGCCTATTCCCGCGAACATGTCAACGACCAGCTCGCCCGGTCTCGCCACCTCCGCCATTCTGACGCGCTCCTTGACGTTGGCCGGTGAGAACATGACCTTCGCCACGTCAAGCTTGTATTTGACGCCGTTCTCAACGTGAACGGTAACGGTGTCCCCGCCGTAGAGAACCTCGTAGTCCGGCTTCCTGGTTTCGCCGTGTATGTGGCCCTTCCTGAGGACGGTTTTAACGCCTAAAACTTCCGCGTAAACCTCGGCTATCCTGTGTTTATAGGGCTCAAGCTCCGGCCGGAGGGGCAGAATCAGGACGTCGCCAATCTGGACCCAGTGCTTGGGGAGCAAATTAACCAGCCCGGCCGGAAGCTCCTTCGAGAGTATCTCCCGTATGCGGGGCTTTATGACCTGGGTTCTCCTTGCGCGCATATTTCTCCCTTCGTCAAAAAGCGATAAGAAAGCTTTAAAAACTTAAAGGACGGATTTAAAATGAGAACCATCGGAGGTCGATGATGGATA encodes the following:
- the taw2 gene encoding tRNA(Phe) (4-demethylwyosine(37)-C(7)) aminocarboxypropyltransferase Taw2, with the translated sequence MRARRTQVIKPRIREILSKELPAGLVNLLPKHWVQIGDVLILPLRPELEPYKHRIAEVYAEVLGVKTVLRKGHIHGETRKPDYEVLYGGDTVTVHVENGVKYKLDVAKVMFSPANVKERVRMAEVARPGELVVDMFAGIGHLSLPMAVHKGARVIAIEKDPYTFRFLVESIWLNNVQDLMTPYNIDNRNFPAENIADRVLMGYVVKTAEFIPKALSIAKDEAIIHYHNTVPERLMPDEPFATFRGIAREYGYEAEKLNELIIKRYAPGVWHVVVDVRVFKR